In a single window of the Streptomyces sp. NBC_00285 genome:
- a CDS encoding LysR family transcriptional regulator yields the protein MPAPPPVSGPGPRHLDPRLLRAFLAVADELHFTRAAARLYVAQQALSRDVRRLERELGAELFVRTTRQVTLTADGERLVPYARRALDAQDELLAAFGQARPLLVDLNSPGLATGRSVLHRARELAPDQELMARYESGLTGAAGELLAGRLDVSFGRFAGLDPALRAALDHQPVRYEPMAVVLPEGHRLASLAQVPLAALEGETVYAGAGNPRTPEWTDLARRLFEGRGIEIAPPAPLAVGDEEFQRIMAKTRNPILVVVDFPAMPAGVLRPLVDPVPLSPVSLVWRKGLTHPALDALRRAAIELGVEHDWLRRPVDGWIPAIDERHMTVRH from the coding sequence ATGCCCGCGCCCCCTCCGGTCTCCGGTCCCGGTCCCCGCCACCTTGACCCCCGCCTCCTGCGCGCCTTCCTCGCCGTCGCCGACGAACTCCACTTCACGCGCGCCGCGGCCCGTCTCTACGTCGCCCAGCAGGCGCTCAGCCGGGACGTGCGGCGGCTGGAACGGGAGCTGGGCGCCGAGCTGTTCGTGCGGACGACCCGGCAGGTGACGCTGACGGCCGACGGCGAGCGGCTGGTGCCGTACGCCCGACGTGCCCTGGATGCCCAGGACGAGCTGCTCGCCGCCTTCGGGCAGGCCAGGCCGCTGCTGGTGGACCTGAACTCCCCGGGCCTGGCCACCGGCCGCAGCGTGCTGCACCGGGCCCGCGAACTCGCCCCCGACCAGGAGCTGATGGCCCGCTACGAGAGCGGCCTGACCGGTGCGGCGGGAGAGTTGCTGGCCGGCCGTCTCGACGTGTCCTTCGGCCGGTTCGCCGGCCTGGACCCGGCGCTGCGGGCGGCCCTCGACCACCAACCCGTGCGCTACGAGCCCATGGCGGTCGTCCTGCCCGAGGGGCACCGGCTGGCGTCGCTCGCACAGGTCCCGCTCGCGGCGCTGGAGGGCGAGACCGTGTACGCCGGGGCGGGAAATCCGCGTACTCCGGAATGGACCGATCTCGCTCGTCGGCTGTTCGAAGGCCGGGGCATCGAGATCGCCCCGCCGGCGCCGCTCGCGGTCGGCGACGAGGAGTTCCAGCGGATCATGGCGAAGACCCGGAACCCGATTCTCGTGGTGGTGGATTTTCCGGCCATGCCTGCCGGCGTGCTGCGTCCGCTGGTCGACCCGGTACCTCTGTCGCCCGTGTCCCTGGTGTGGCGCAAGGGCCTGACGCATCCCGCTCTCGATGCCCTGCGACGGGCCGCAATCGAACTCGGCGTCGAACATGACTGGCTCCGCCGACCCGTTGATGGATGGATTCCGGCCATCGACGAGCGTCATATGACCGTCCGTCATTGA
- a CDS encoding MFS transporter: MPQPPRQPPRQPPRPMFTTTADALVIVDFSPRGPRTPRTPGPYRRLLATPGARAFTVGNLLARLPMGMFSVSAVVMIAGTRGSYALAGAVTATGLAATAVVAPWTARLVDRHGQARIAVPATALAALGSLALLLCVRFGAPAWTLFLSYAATATTPNLGGMSRARWAHLLDGDEQLLHVASSFEQVVDEACFMTGPVLAALLCGTLFPEAGTLAGMVLLVTGVLVFAAQRSTEPPVRERSPSPAPFRAPGIPPLLAVCLALGAVFGSMEVVTIAFADAQGHRSAAGVVLALQAAGSCAAGLVYGATRWTGSAEVRYVWCVAAMTALLTLPLLAAALTGSLFVLAATLLVAGMATAPTMVTGMALVQRRTPPGRLNEGLTLAVTGLLGGIACGSAAGGWTVEHVSPVAGYGVPATAAAAALMIALVSAGSSNRFA, encoded by the coding sequence ATGCCGCAACCGCCCCGACAGCCACCTCGACAGCCGCCCCGACCGATGTTCACGACGACCGCCGACGCCCTCGTCATCGTCGACTTCAGCCCACGAGGCCCGCGCACCCCGCGCACCCCCGGCCCCTACCGCCGCCTCCTCGCCACCCCCGGCGCCCGCGCCTTCACCGTCGGGAACCTCCTGGCCCGCCTCCCCATGGGCATGTTCAGCGTCAGCGCGGTCGTCATGATCGCCGGGACGCGTGGGTCGTACGCCCTCGCCGGTGCCGTCACCGCGACAGGTCTGGCGGCGACCGCGGTGGTCGCCCCGTGGACCGCGCGGCTCGTCGACCGGCACGGCCAGGCCCGGATCGCCGTACCCGCCACGGCACTTGCGGCACTGGGCTCGCTCGCGCTGCTGCTCTGCGTCCGCTTCGGGGCGCCGGCCTGGACGCTCTTCCTGTCCTACGCCGCCACCGCCACGACCCCCAACCTCGGCGGCATGTCCCGCGCCCGCTGGGCCCATCTCCTGGACGGCGACGAGCAGTTGCTGCATGTCGCGAGCTCCTTCGAGCAGGTCGTGGACGAGGCGTGTTTCATGACGGGGCCGGTGCTCGCGGCCCTGCTGTGCGGGACGCTGTTCCCGGAGGCGGGCACGCTGGCCGGGATGGTGCTGCTGGTGACGGGCGTGCTGGTGTTCGCGGCACAGCGTTCGACGGAGCCACCGGTGCGTGAGCGCTCCCCCTCACCGGCTCCCTTCCGCGCCCCCGGCATCCCGCCGCTGCTCGCCGTCTGCCTCGCCCTCGGTGCCGTCTTCGGCTCCATGGAGGTCGTCACCATCGCGTTCGCCGACGCGCAGGGACACCGCTCGGCGGCCGGGGTCGTGCTGGCGCTCCAGGCGGCCGGTTCGTGCGCGGCGGGGCTGGTGTACGGGGCGACGCGGTGGACCGGTTCCGCCGAGGTCCGGTACGTGTGGTGCGTCGCCGCCATGACCGCCCTGCTGACGCTGCCCCTGCTGGCAGCCGCCCTCACCGGCTCCCTGTTCGTCCTGGCGGCCACGCTGCTCGTCGCCGGGATGGCGACCGCCCCGACGATGGTCACGGGGATGGCCCTGGTCCAGCGGCGCACCCCGCCCGGCCGCCTGAACGAGGGTTTGACCCTCGCGGTGACCGGCCTGCTCGGCGGGATCGCCTGCGGGAGCGCGGCCGGCGGCTGGACGGTGGAGCACGTGTCGCCGGTGGCGGGCTACGGCGTTCCGGCCACGGCGGCTGCGGCGGCCCTGATGATCGCACTCGTTTCGGCCGGATCGTCGAATCGCTTCGCCTGA
- a CDS encoding ABC transporter substrate-binding protein: MLTARRRVVATAVILTGSLLMTACGGSDSGSSDAKTLRLWHYESPTSAMGIAWNEAIKEFEARHPGVQVKVEEKSFDQMQKTAPMVLNSSDAPDIMEYNKGNATAGLLSKQGLLTDLTAEVTKHGWDKKLSPSVRTTSLYDTNGVMGSGKWFGIPNYAEYTMAYYNKDLFKKYGIAVPKTLDELTAAMDKFVAKGITPLANGGAAYPAQQYLYQLALSKADRSWVNAYQLYKGKTDFHDAAWTYGAETFADWVKKGYFSKSSSGQNEEAAGVSFTSGKTPILFSGSWWYGRFTTDNKFDWGTFRWPGSKLTLGSGGNLWVVPQSSKNKDLAYDFIDITLSEKIQNLLGNSGGVPVAADASAITDPRSKALIDDFNTLSKDDGLAFYPDWPVPGFYDVLVSGTQKLITGSDKPDGYLSDLQEAYDKGAPKQ; this comes from the coding sequence ATGTTGACGGCACGACGGCGTGTGGTGGCGACGGCGGTGATCCTGACCGGATCGCTGCTGATGACCGCCTGCGGAGGCTCGGACAGCGGGTCCTCCGACGCAAAGACGCTCAGGCTGTGGCACTACGAGAGCCCGACCAGTGCGATGGGCATCGCCTGGAACGAGGCGATCAAGGAGTTCGAGGCTCGGCACCCGGGCGTGCAGGTGAAGGTCGAGGAGAAGAGCTTCGACCAGATGCAGAAGACCGCCCCGATGGTCCTCAACTCCTCGGACGCGCCCGACATCATGGAGTACAACAAGGGCAACGCGACCGCGGGCCTGCTCTCCAAGCAGGGCCTGCTCACGGACCTCACGGCAGAGGTGACCAAGCACGGCTGGGACAAGAAGCTCAGCCCGAGCGTCCGCACCACCAGCCTGTACGACACCAACGGCGTGATGGGATCCGGCAAGTGGTTCGGCATCCCCAACTACGCCGAGTACACGATGGCCTACTACAACAAGGACCTCTTCAAGAAGTACGGCATCGCCGTACCGAAGACCCTCGACGAACTCACCGCTGCCATGGACAAGTTCGTCGCCAAGGGCATCACCCCGCTCGCCAACGGCGGCGCCGCCTACCCCGCCCAGCAGTACCTGTACCAGCTGGCACTGTCGAAGGCCGACCGCTCCTGGGTCAACGCCTACCAGCTGTACAAGGGGAAGACGGACTTCCATGACGCGGCCTGGACGTACGGCGCCGAGACCTTCGCCGACTGGGTGAAGAAGGGCTACTTCAGCAAGTCCTCCAGCGGCCAAAACGAGGAGGCCGCCGGCGTCTCCTTCACCTCGGGCAAGACGCCGATCCTGTTCTCCGGCAGCTGGTGGTACGGCCGCTTCACGACGGACAACAAGTTCGACTGGGGCACCTTCCGCTGGCCCGGCTCGAAGCTCACCCTCGGCTCGGGCGGCAACCTCTGGGTCGTACCGCAGAGTTCGAAGAACAAGGACCTCGCCTACGACTTCATCGACATCACCCTGTCGGAGAAGATCCAGAACCTGCTGGGCAACTCCGGCGGCGTCCCGGTCGCGGCCGATGCCTCCGCCATCACCGACCCCCGGTCGAAGGCACTGATCGACGACTTCAACACCCTGTCCAAGGACGACGGCCTGGCGTTCTACCCCGACTGGCCGGTCCCCGGCTTCTACGACGTCCTCGTCTCCGGAACCCAGAAGCTGATCACCGGCAGCGACAAGCCGGACGGCTACCTCAGCGATCTGCAGGAGGCCTACGACAAGGGCGCGCCGAAGCAATGA
- a CDS encoding carbohydrate ABC transporter permease produces the protein MTVTVERGARAVGKGDAARPPRRPRDSYALFLLPGTLAFLAVIVLPFVMNTYVSFTDWQGVGSPQWSGLANYRALMDDSEFWESFRHSLFMVVAMAAIPTALGLVLAAALFDHVGKHFGTRIAAVLRACFYLPQVLPIAVAGIVWSWILAPDNGSLNSLLKAVGLGSWQQDWLGDPDLALYSVMGVMVWVQLGFPLVIFMAGLQRADPQLAEAAELDGAGWWRRFWHITLPQIRPEIYVVLTWCSIAALKVFGAVYVLTKGGPGGATNVPSYFSFTTFFEKTQVGYGAAISTVLTVIILALSLIGLGLQSRAEEGDAS, from the coding sequence ATGACGGTGACCGTCGAACGGGGTGCGCGGGCGGTCGGCAAGGGCGACGCCGCCCGGCCCCCGCGCCGCCCCCGTGACTCCTACGCCCTCTTCCTGCTCCCCGGCACGCTCGCCTTCCTCGCGGTCATCGTCCTGCCGTTCGTGATGAACACGTACGTGAGCTTCACCGACTGGCAGGGCGTGGGCTCCCCGCAGTGGTCGGGGCTCGCCAACTACCGCGCGCTGATGGACGATTCGGAGTTCTGGGAGTCCTTCCGGCACAGCCTGTTCATGGTCGTGGCGATGGCGGCGATCCCCACCGCCCTCGGGCTCGTCCTGGCCGCCGCCCTGTTCGACCACGTCGGCAAGCACTTCGGCACCCGGATCGCCGCCGTCCTGCGCGCCTGCTTCTACCTCCCCCAGGTCCTGCCGATCGCGGTCGCGGGCATCGTCTGGAGCTGGATCCTCGCCCCGGACAACGGCTCGCTCAACTCGCTCCTGAAGGCCGTCGGGCTGGGCAGCTGGCAGCAGGACTGGCTGGGCGACCCCGACCTCGCCCTCTACAGCGTCATGGGCGTGATGGTCTGGGTCCAACTGGGCTTCCCCCTGGTCATTTTCATGGCGGGACTGCAACGCGCCGACCCCCAGCTGGCCGAGGCCGCAGAGCTGGACGGCGCCGGCTGGTGGCGCCGCTTCTGGCACATCACGCTGCCGCAGATCCGCCCGGAGATCTACGTCGTCCTGACCTGGTGCTCGATCGCCGCACTGAAGGTGTTCGGCGCGGTGTACGTCCTGACCAAGGGCGGGCCGGGCGGCGCCACCAACGTCCCCTCCTACTTCTCCTTCACGACGTTCTTCGAGAAGACCCAGGTCGGCTACGGCGCCGCGATCTCCACCGTGCTGACGGTGATCATCCTCGCGCTCTCCCTGATCGGCCTGGGACTCCAGTCCCGCGCGGAGGAAGGGGACGCGTCATGA
- a CDS encoding carbohydrate ABC transporter permease: MTAALRRYPVLIALCIAALFMVVPFLIVTVNAFKSPAEYAQHGPLSLPDGLYTDGIKDFWERVDFGQKLVNSVLISGSVAVLAVVLSVLNAYAIGIGRIKGRTWVLAFFVLANMLPQEALVYPVYYLSKEVGLYDTRLSVIIVFTVIQAAFGTYLLASVLGQFPREILEAARIDGANKWQVLWRIVVPVSRPTLGVLLVFFFIWTWNEFLLPLVMLISNDNQTVSVALGVLQGQRLMDATMTNAAALLGVLPAIVFFLVFQRTLTRGIAVGAVK, encoded by the coding sequence ATGACCGCCGCCCTGCGCCGCTACCCGGTGCTGATCGCCCTGTGCATCGCCGCCCTGTTCATGGTCGTGCCGTTCCTGATCGTCACGGTCAACGCCTTCAAGTCCCCCGCGGAGTACGCCCAGCACGGCCCCCTGAGCCTCCCCGACGGCCTCTACACGGACGGCATCAAGGACTTCTGGGAGCGCGTCGACTTCGGACAGAAGCTCGTCAACTCGGTGCTGATCAGCGGCTCGGTGGCCGTACTCGCCGTCGTCCTGTCGGTCCTCAACGCCTACGCGATCGGCATCGGCCGGATCAAGGGCCGTACCTGGGTCCTGGCCTTCTTCGTCCTCGCGAACATGCTGCCGCAGGAGGCGCTGGTCTACCCGGTCTATTACCTGAGCAAGGAAGTCGGCCTCTACGACACCAGGTTGAGCGTGATCATCGTGTTCACGGTGATCCAGGCGGCCTTCGGCACGTATCTCCTCGCCTCCGTCCTCGGCCAGTTCCCCCGCGAGATCCTCGAAGCGGCCCGCATCGACGGCGCGAACAAGTGGCAGGTCCTGTGGCGGATCGTCGTCCCCGTCAGCCGCCCCACCCTCGGTGTGCTGCTGGTCTTCTTCTTCATCTGGACCTGGAACGAGTTCCTGCTCCCCCTGGTCATGCTGATCTCCAACGACAACCAGACGGTGTCCGTGGCCCTCGGCGTCCTGCAGGGCCAGCGTCTGATGGACGCCACGATGACCAACGCCGCCGCCCTGCTCGGTGTGCTCCCCGCGATCGTGTTCTTCCTCGTCTTCCAGCGAACCCTCACTCGCGGCATCGCCGTGGGTGCCGTCAAATAA
- the yicI gene encoding alpha-xylosidase: MKFTDGYWLLREGVTADHPAVVHEVVASDGGLDIHAPSQPIRHRGDLLKGPVVTISAHAPMPDVIGITFTHFEGDQPDGPEFDLAKEEFTPHSGSDEEFATLTSGTLSVRFARSGPWQVDFLADGRVLTSSGTKNMGIMRDAAGAHYLREQLGLTVGTSVYGLGERFGPLVKNGQVVDIWNADGGTATEQAYKNVPFYLTDAGYGVFVDHPGKVSFEVGSEAVSRVQFSAETQELTYYVIHGPSPKEIIRKYTALTGRPALPPAWSFGLWLSTSFTTSYDEETVTSFIDGMRERELPLSVFHFDCFWMREFNWCDFQWDPRVFPDPEGMLARLHARGLRVSAWINPYIAQRSPLFAEGKTLGHLLKRPDGSVWQWDLWQPGMALVDFTSPAARDWYAGKLEALLAQGVDCFKTDFGERVPLDVEWSDGSDPERMHNYYTYLYNQTVFDVLRKHRGEEEAVVFARSATAGSQKFPVHWGGDCEATYESMAESLRGGLSLGLSGFGFWSHDIGGFEGTPTPALFKRWLAFGMLSSHSRLHGSSSYRVPWLFDEESVDVLRHFTRLKLSLMPYLYEAARTAHTEGVPVMRAMVLEFPDDPGCAHLERQYMLGPDLLVAPVFSDEGEVSYYVPEGTWTHFVTGETVTGPRWVREKHDFLSVPLLVRPGAVLPIGAVDDRPDYDHADGVTLRAYGLGRGEQVTVRVGEVAFTVVREGDTLRASCADPSAPWGLAAGGREARARAGTGFLSLELG, translated from the coding sequence ATGAAATTCACCGACGGCTACTGGCTGCTGCGGGAGGGCGTCACCGCGGACCATCCGGCCGTGGTCCACGAGGTCGTCGCGTCGGACGGCGGGCTCGACATCCACGCGCCGTCCCAGCCCATCCGCCACCGCGGCGACCTGCTGAAGGGACCGGTCGTGACGATCAGCGCCCACGCGCCGATGCCCGACGTCATCGGCATCACCTTCACCCACTTCGAGGGCGATCAGCCGGACGGCCCCGAATTCGACCTCGCCAAAGAGGAGTTCACCCCACACTCCGGGTCCGACGAGGAGTTCGCGACCCTCACCTCCGGCACCCTGTCGGTCCGGTTCGCCCGCTCGGGGCCCTGGCAGGTCGACTTCCTCGCCGACGGCCGGGTCCTCACGAGCAGCGGCACCAAGAACATGGGCATCATGCGGGACGCCGCCGGGGCGCACTACCTGCGTGAGCAGCTCGGCCTCACCGTCGGCACCTCCGTGTACGGCCTGGGCGAACGCTTCGGACCCCTGGTCAAGAACGGCCAGGTCGTCGACATCTGGAACGCCGACGGCGGCACCGCCACCGAACAGGCCTACAAGAACGTCCCGTTCTACCTGACGGACGCGGGCTACGGCGTCTTCGTCGACCACCCGGGCAAGGTCTCCTTCGAGGTCGGCTCGGAGGCCGTGTCGCGCGTCCAGTTCAGCGCGGAGACCCAGGAGTTGACGTACTACGTCATCCACGGGCCCTCCCCCAAGGAGATCATCCGCAAGTACACGGCCCTCACCGGCCGCCCGGCCCTCCCGCCCGCCTGGTCGTTCGGCCTGTGGCTGTCGACGTCCTTCACGACGTCGTACGACGAGGAGACCGTGACGTCCTTCATCGACGGCATGCGGGAGCGTGAACTGCCCCTGTCCGTCTTCCACTTCGACTGCTTCTGGATGCGCGAGTTCAACTGGTGCGACTTCCAGTGGGACCCGCGGGTCTTCCCCGACCCCGAGGGCATGCTGGCGCGGCTGCACGCGCGGGGCCTGAGAGTCTCCGCGTGGATCAACCCGTACATCGCCCAGCGATCGCCCCTGTTCGCGGAGGGCAAGACCCTCGGCCACCTCCTGAAGCGGCCCGACGGCAGCGTCTGGCAGTGGGACCTGTGGCAGCCCGGCATGGCCCTGGTCGACTTCACCAGCCCGGCCGCCCGCGACTGGTACGCCGGCAAGCTGGAGGCGCTTCTCGCGCAGGGCGTCGACTGCTTCAAGACCGACTTCGGTGAGCGGGTCCCGCTGGACGTGGAGTGGTCCGACGGCTCCGACCCGGAGCGGATGCACAACTACTACACCTACCTCTACAACCAGACCGTCTTCGACGTGCTGCGCAAGCACCGCGGTGAGGAGGAGGCGGTGGTGTTCGCCCGCTCGGCGACCGCGGGCAGCCAGAAGTTCCCGGTGCACTGGGGCGGCGACTGCGAGGCGACCTACGAGTCGATGGCCGAGTCGCTGCGCGGCGGACTCTCCCTCGGCCTGTCCGGCTTCGGCTTCTGGAGCCACGACATCGGCGGCTTCGAGGGCACCCCGACACCCGCCCTGTTCAAGCGGTGGCTGGCCTTCGGCATGCTGTCCTCCCACAGCCGCCTGCACGGCAGCTCCTCCTACCGGGTGCCGTGGCTGTTCGACGAGGAGTCCGTGGACGTACTGCGGCACTTCACCCGCCTCAAGCTGAGCCTCATGCCGTATCTCTACGAGGCCGCGCGCACCGCCCACACCGAGGGCGTGCCGGTGATGCGGGCGATGGTCCTGGAGTTCCCGGACGACCCCGGATGCGCGCATCTGGAACGGCAGTACATGCTCGGCCCCGACCTGCTGGTGGCCCCGGTGTTCAGCGACGAGGGCGAGGTCTCCTACTACGTCCCCGAGGGCACCTGGACCCACTTCGTGACCGGCGAGACGGTGACCGGGCCGCGCTGGGTGCGCGAGAAGCACGACTTCCTCAGTGTGCCGCTGCTGGTCAGGCCGGGTGCCGTGCTCCCGATCGGCGCGGTGGACGACCGGCCCGACTACGACCACGCCGACGGGGTGACCCTGCGGGCGTACGGCCTGGGGCGGGGCGAGCAGGTCACGGTGCGGGTCGGCGAGGTCGCCTTCACCGTCGTACGCGAGGGGGACACGCTCCGGGCGTCCTGCGCGGACCCGTCGGCGCCCTGGGGTCTCGCCGCGGGCGGGCGCGAGGCGCGGGCGCGGGCCGGGACCGGGTTCCTCTCCCTGGAGCTTGGCTGA
- a CDS encoding LacI family DNA-binding transcriptional regulator, with translation MAKITEVARRAGVSPSTVSYVLSGKRPISEETRQRVEAAIRELGYRPHAGARALAGRRSNVLALVVPLRSGIHVPTVMQFAVSVVTTARRHDHDVLLLTQEEGEDGLSRVADTALVDALIVMDVQLDDPRLPLLRSLDLPSVLIGFPAAPEGLTCVDLDFRAAGEACVEHLARLGHRSVALIGSPPEVYVRRTAFAQRVVQGFTAAADRSGMSSAVHPCEPGGARALAEQLLREQPALTGVVVHNEALLEPLVDAFEQLGLRVPADLSVTAICPDELAASVRVPITSVALPSAEVGARAVELLMKKLDGTAVPESTLLPPRMTERASTGRRTVP, from the coding sequence ATGGCGAAGATCACCGAGGTGGCGCGGCGGGCCGGGGTCTCCCCGAGCACCGTCTCCTACGTCCTCAGCGGCAAGCGCCCGATCTCCGAGGAGACCCGGCAGCGGGTCGAGGCGGCCATCCGCGAGCTGGGCTACCGCCCGCACGCGGGTGCCCGCGCCCTGGCCGGCAGACGGTCCAACGTGCTTGCGCTGGTCGTGCCCCTGCGGTCCGGGATCCACGTCCCGACCGTGATGCAGTTCGCGGTGTCGGTCGTGACGACGGCCCGGCGCCACGACCACGACGTGCTGCTGCTGACCCAGGAGGAGGGCGAGGACGGACTGAGCCGGGTCGCGGACACGGCACTGGTGGACGCGCTGATCGTGATGGACGTCCAACTGGACGATCCCCGGCTGCCGTTGCTGCGGTCGCTGGACCTGCCGTCCGTGCTGATCGGCTTCCCCGCCGCCCCGGAGGGCCTGACCTGCGTCGACCTCGACTTCAGGGCGGCGGGCGAGGCGTGCGTGGAGCACCTGGCGCGCCTGGGCCACCGCTCGGTGGCCCTGATCGGCTCCCCGCCGGAGGTCTACGTCCGCCGGACCGCGTTCGCCCAGCGCGTGGTCCAGGGCTTCACGGCCGCCGCCGACCGCAGCGGGATGTCGTCGGCCGTCCACCCCTGCGAGCCCGGCGGGGCCCGCGCGCTCGCCGAGCAACTGCTGCGCGAACAACCGGCGTTGACGGGCGTGGTCGTTCACAACGAGGCCCTGCTCGAACCCTTGGTCGACGCCTTCGAGCAACTCGGCCTGCGGGTCCCGGCCGATCTGTCGGTCACCGCGATCTGCCCCGACGAACTGGCCGCCTCGGTCCGCGTCCCCATCACCTCGGTCGCGCTGCCGTCCGCGGAGGTGGGCGCGCGGGCGGTGGAGCTCCTCATGAAGAAGCTGGACGGGACGGCCGTACCGGAGTCGACCCTGCTGCCGCCGAGGATGACGGAACGGGCGAGCACGGGGCGGCGGACGGTTCCCTGA